From the Tenacibaculum dicentrarchi genome, the window ATATCCGAAGATAATAAGTATCCAAAGGCTAATAATTTTTGTTTTCATAGGTAGTTGATTGTTGTTTTGATGGGCTACAAGAGCTTGCTCTTTTATAATGTTTTGCTTTTTTAAGGCTTTAATTTCGTTGTAATTAATAGGGTTTTTAGCAAATGAACTTTTTTCTTGAATAGTTGGCTTTAATTTTACGGCAAAAATAATAGCGGTTATTGCTAAAAGTATCCAAAGTAAATCAATAGTTAGTATATCGTATTGTTGGGCTTTGTAGGTTTTCCAAATCCAATTGTTAGTTACAAAACCGTTTATTAAAGGGATTAATAATCCTAAAATACCGCCTGTCCATAGGGTGTATTTGTTTGTTTTATAATTATTTCGAACATATCGTAAAATAATAATTGCAATAAGCCAACTGATAAAAAAGAAATAATAAATCAGCGATTTCCTGTCATTATTATACGCTTGTGGAAGTAATTTTACAAAAATAAAGGATAGGGCTATTACAGGAAAAAGTGACAAACAGATAGCCATATATATATGTCCTACTTTGTTGGTGTATAGTCTTTTTGATAAAGGAATACTTTTCTTATTTCTTGCTTCGAGCCAAATAAGTACGCCTGTAATAATAACAAAACAAGTAATTAAAGCCAGGATAAAATAAATGATTTTTAAGCCAATACCACCGTAATGCCCAAAGTGTAGTTTTCCGATAGATACCTGAATGTTTTCAAGATAGACTTCTTTTTCAGGTGCTTTTATGTCTTCTATTTTATTGGTAAAAGCATCTATAGTAATTCGACCTTGTGCTAAAAAATGTATTTTTTCTGATTGATTTACCATCAATTGATACTTCATATTTGTACCGCCATAATTTTTAATGGTAAATCGTTTTATCTTAGTATTTTTCCATCTTTGGGCATTTTTTACCACAAAATCATTTGCACTTGGTATTTGTTGGGTAGTTTTAGCAACCCAAGGATAGGTTTTTAATTGTGGTCTTAAATCTTCTAGTAGTTTATCTTGATTATTATTGTATAAAAAATTAGCAGGTAGTAGCACTAAAATACTTAATCCGAAGTAAGCACCTGTTAGTGCGTATATCAATTGAAAAGGCAAACCAATAACGCCTAAAGCAGTATGTGCATCAGCCCAAACTCGTTTTAAAATTAGCTTGGGATTAAATGTGTAAAAATTTGAGACTATTTTTTTCCAATGAACAATAATTCCTGTAACAATGGCAAACAGAAAAAATACCGAAACAAGCCCTGCTAAATAAATGCCGATATAGGGTAATTGCGAAAAAAAATGAAGTCGGTAAATAAATTCGCCTAACGAATAAAATTCAGTATATGATTTTCGCTCGTAGGTATTGGTGTTTAACGAAAAATAAGCAGCTGTTTTAGCTTTTTTAGAAGCGAGTGAATCTTTAGAAGGGCTAAGAGATATAAACGTTTCTTCACCTTTTTTTTGAAGCCTGAAAAGAATATCCCTACCTTCTAATTGATATTCGTTTTTTAAGGCGTTTAAAATGCCGTCATAATTAACATTTTCTTTAGATGTTTGCTTTACAAAAGTTCCTTTTTCCCAGTTAATTATTTCTTCTTTAAAAAAAGAAAAAGCGCCTGCAAAAAAAATAACATACAAGGCAACACTAATAACAATACCACTTACGGTATGGGTGTTAAAAAAAACATTGTAATTTCGTTTACTCATAGTGTGGTTTTTTAAACAAGAGGGTAGTGTATTTTTCCGTAGTAAACAATGCTAAATAATACGAGTATTACTAAGCTATAAAGTAAAAATACTTTCCAGGCATTTTTAAATAAAAAAGGAACAATAATTAGGGTTACCCATATAATAAATAAGGTATATATCGAGGTAATTAATAGTTCTTTTTGATACGGTAAAAACAGTGTTAAAGCCAAATGTAGTAAGGCACTTATTATATAGCCTCCTAGTATTCCTGAAATAATTTTAATAGCTTTTTGCCAGGTAGATGTTGTTAAATATTTTGTATTTGCAGGCATAATTATTGAATTAAAAATTCTAAAGCAGTTATGATTATCAAAATAATTAAAACACTTGTATAAAATATTTTTTTTAAAGGATTTATTAAAATAAGCAAACTTCCTGCTAAGGT encodes:
- a CDS encoding PepSY-associated TM helix domain-containing protein; amino-acid sequence: MSKRNYNVFFNTHTVSGIVISVALYVIFFAGAFSFFKEEIINWEKGTFVKQTSKENVNYDGILNALKNEYQLEGRDILFRLQKKGEETFISLSPSKDSLASKKAKTAAYFSLNTNTYERKSYTEFYSLGEFIYRLHFFSQLPYIGIYLAGLVSVFFLFAIVTGIIVHWKKIVSNFYTFNPKLILKRVWADAHTALGVIGLPFQLIYALTGAYFGLSILVLLPANFLYNNNQDKLLEDLRPQLKTYPWVAKTTQQIPSANDFVVKNAQRWKNTKIKRFTIKNYGGTNMKYQLMVNQSEKIHFLAQGRITIDAFTNKIEDIKAPEKEVYLENIQVSIGKLHFGHYGGIGLKIIYFILALITCFVIITGVLIWLEARNKKSIPLSKRLYTNKVGHIYMAICLSLFPVIALSFIFVKLLPQAYNNDRKSLIYYFFFISWLIAIIILRYVRNNYKTNKYTLWTGGILGLLIPLINGFVTNNWIWKTYKAQQYDILTIDLLWILLAITAIIFAVKLKPTIQEKSSFAKNPINYNEIKALKKQNIIKEQALVAHQNNNQLPMKTKIISLWILIIFGYIFHHIYGLATVFFNQTVFIEGSTGKTPFWAHQWRILMEGTVFLFALLTIQLSKKWFKITSLIWGVIVAVFNCYHVIEEAIGHPDELSKIWILLLTAIASILLVINLNQWRKQAVNI